From the Notolabrus celidotus isolate fNotCel1 chromosome 12, fNotCel1.pri, whole genome shotgun sequence genome, one window contains:
- the rorc gene encoding nuclear receptor ROR-alpha B — protein sequence MEYEEFDVLQTDMPIKTGGVVSKRTHLTQIEVIPCKICGDKSSGVHYGVITCEGCKGFFRRSQLPTVSYSCSRQSNCQIDRTSRNRCQHCRLQKCLAQGMSRDAVKFGRMSKRQRDSLIAEVERHRQQQQQQQQQLQGDTQSILSYPTKTRQDRSSQLLQPMAYPFGGEAELLSYTSDHPFLVCSPNEAQVTAMMYRGSSVSPSSRVQGRGDNSGHPDIRGFNSRQPSNDLMAIHPCSPLEDPYGLFPPSPRNIDELCASIVRSHRETSQYRVEELHALKWKLLSREEIQVYQNKSVDEMWQYCAIRLTDAVQFVVEFAKHIPGFRMLSQNDQIALLKTGSMEVVLVRMSRFFNTENNTVFFDGKFAGVEVFKSLACGDLITAVFDFAHGMCALKLTEHQIALFSALVLINADRPCLEDRSRVQRVQRSVELGIAQILHRDNQANLMHKLSQKMAVLRSLCSLHMEKLRWFSLRYPLTAHSLFPPLYKELFASEPELLQGTNH from the exons cccAGATTGAAGTTATCCCATGCAAGATCTGTGGTGATAAGTCCAGTGGAGTACACTATGGAGTCATCACTTGTGAGGGCTGCAAG GGATTTTTCCGGCGTAGTCAGCTTCCTACTGTATCTTACTCCTGTTCAAGGCAGAGCAACTGTCAGATTGACCGGACCAGCCGCAACCGCTGCCAACACTGCCGCCTGCAGAAGTGCTTGGCACAGGGCATGAGCAGAGATg CGGTGAAGTTTGGACGGATGTCTAAGCGTCAGAGGGACTCTCTGATTGCTGAAGTGGAGAGgcacagacagcagcagcaacagcaacagcagcagcttcagggaGACACCCAGTCCATCCTGTCCTACCCCACCAAGACCCGCCAAGATCGCTCCTCGCAGCTCCTCCAGCCAATGGCCTATCCCTTCGGCGGGGAGGCAGAGCTGCTTTCCTATACAAGTGATCACCCTTTCCTGGTGTGCTCTCCGAATGAGGCACAGGTGACAGCAATGATGTACCGaggctcctctgtctctccgtcATCAAGAGTCCAGGGGAGGGGGGACAACAGCGGCCACCCTGACATAAGAG GTTTCAACTCCAGACAGCCATCTAATGATCTGATGgccattcatccctgcagccctCTGGAGGACCCTTACGgcctctttcctccctctccgAGAAACATAG aTGAGCTGTGTGCCAGCATCGTGCGTTCCCACAGAGAGACCAGCCAGTACAGAGTGGAGGAGCTGCATGCCCTCAAATGGAAGCTgctcagcagagaggagatcCAAGTCTACCAGAACAAA TCAGTGGATGAGATGTGGCAGTACTGTGCTATTAGACTAACGGATGCCGTGCAGTTCGTAGTGGAGTTCGCGAAACACATCCCAGGCTTCCGCATGCTGAGCCAGAATGATCAGATCGCTCTCCTGAAGACTG GTTCCATGGAGGTGGTCCTGGTCCGGATGAGTCGCTTCTTTAACACGGAGAACAACACTGTCTTCTTTGATGGGAAATTTGCTGGCGTTGAAGTCTTCAAATCTTTGG CTTGTGGTGATTTAATCACAGCAGTGTTCGACTTCGCTCATGGCATGTGTGCTCTGAAGCTCACTGAGCATCAGATTGCTCTCTTCAGTGCTCTGGTGCTGATCAACGCAG ATCGTCCATGTCTGGAGGACAGAAGCAGGGTTCAGCGAGTGCAAAGAAGCGTGGAATTAGGAATCGCACAAATCCTTCACCGTGACAACCAAGCAAATCTAATGCACAAG ctgtcccaGAAGATGGCGGTGTTGCGTTCACTGTGCAGTCTGCACATGGAGAAGCTGCGCTGGTTCAGTCTGCGTTACCCGCTCACTGCTCACTCTCTGTTTCCGCCTCTCTACAAGGAGCTGTTCGCCTCTGAGCCTGAGCTTCTGCAAGGGACCAATCACTGA